Proteins from a single region of Antechinus flavipes isolate AdamAnt ecotype Samford, QLD, Australia chromosome 2, AdamAnt_v2, whole genome shotgun sequence:
- the LRRC57 gene encoding leucine-rich repeat-containing protein 57, whose product MGNSALRAHLETAQKTGVFQLKDRGLTEFPEDLQRLTSNLRTIDLSNNKIEHLPPALIGKFTLLRSLSLNHNKLTVLPEELCKLTKLETLHLNNNHLTQLPSAFGQLSALKSLSLSGNRLRAIPSQLCSLRHLDVVDLSKNQIQSIPDTIGELQAIELNLNQNQISQISPQISRCPRLKVLRMEENCLELSMLPRSILSNSQIALLAVEGNLFEIKKLRELEGYEKYMERFTATKKKFA is encoded by the exons ATGGGGAACAGCGCCCTCCGCGCCCACCTGGAAACGGCGCAGAAAACGGGCGTGTTTCAGCTCAAGGACCGCGGTCTGACGGAG TTTCCCGAGGATCTGCAGCGGCTGACCAGCAACCTCAGGACCATTGACCTGTCCAACAACAAGATCGAGCACCTCCCACCCGCTCTCATCGGCAAGTTCACGCTGCTCAGGAGTCTGTCCTTGAACCACAACAAACTGA CTGTTCTACCAGAGGAGCTGTGCAAGTTGACAAAGCTAGAGACCCTACACCTTAACAACAATCACCTGACACAGCTGCCATCTGCCTTTGGGCAATTGTCTGCCCTCAAGTCCCTGAGCCTCTCTGGGAACCGGCTTCGAGCTATACCATCTCAGCTCTGTAGCCTACGACACTTGGATGTGGTAGATCTCTCCAAGAACCAGATTCAAAGTATACCTGACACAATAGGAGAACTACAGGCTATTGAACTGAACCTCAATCAGAATCAG ATTTCTCAGATCTCACCACAGATATCTCGCTGTCCACGCCTCAAGGTCTTGCGCATGGAAGAAAATTGTCTAGAGCTTAGCATGCTTCCACGAAGCATCCTCAGCAATTCGCAGATTGCTCTGCTTGCAGTAGAAGGCAATCTTTTTGAGATAAAGAAACTCCGAGAACTAGAAGGCTATGAAAAG tacatggAGAGGTTCACAGCCACCAAGAAGAAATTTGCATGA